A segment of the Terriglobales bacterium genome:
CGGATACTCGGGAATTACTTTGTGGATGAGCCCGCCTAACTGCATTTCGGAGACGCGGGGCGGCTTGGTCGGATGTGGCTGCGTCACCGTAATCATCGACGGACCGCTGCTGATGATATTCGTGATCGGAATCGCGTTGGCACAGTTAGACTCGCAAGGTGGACCAGTAGAGATCCACCCGCTCGGCGGTCCTACTTGCTCGTCATTATGTGTCGTTGTTGGATGACTCGTGAACGTGAGCCGAACCGTCTCAGTCGGAGAAGCAATGCTTGGACTACTGGTCGTTGTTCGTTCCATAGTGGGCGGCTGCTGCACGCTCGTCATCTGGATACTTGGTGGTAGCGGAACGAATTGCAGACGTTCCAGGTGAAACAACGGAATGGCAAGAGCGACGGCCAGGGCCAGGCTCTGTAAAAGCACAGAAGCGAATTTGCTCCAGGCGGCGCGGTGAGCTGGGTGGGGGGCCGATTCCAACAAACTATCAGCAAACATGACTTCTCCCTCCCATATGGGATAAGGAGACTGACACCGCGGGAAAGACTCTCGGTGCCTGATCAACGCAAAAATAAAAGCCGCTCGTGGGAGCGGCTTTCCGGGAAACCTGGAACTAAAATTCCTATTTTGGTGTCGTGCCGGTCGAAGCCGGCTTAGGCGCAGCGGGGAGCGGAGTCGTGCGGTGCGGAACCGGGTTACTGGCAGGCGGCGTTGATGTCGCTGCCTTCGGCGCAGGAGCCGCAACGCCGGAGACAGTGTTATAGGCGTCGATGACTGGCTTGGTGATATCCACTGACGGCGCCGCCCACAGCACCGGGCTCTGCTGCGACGAGACGTCGATCACAACTGCATAGCCGTTCTGTTTGGCGTAGTTATCGAGCGACTGCATAAGCTTGCCGCCGATACGCTGCGCGATCTCATTCGATTGCGTCTGGTATTCATTCTGCGCGTCTTCGAGGTTGCGCTGCAGAATCTTCTGCTTGGATTCAATGGCTTGCACACGCTTGCTGCGCTCATCGTCGTTCAGCTTGTCGGTCTGCGCAGCGAGCTGTTTCTTCAGGTTGTCGACTTCGTCGCTCAGGCTCTTGAGCTCGATCTGCTTGGGCTCGAACTTCTTCTGCAGAGCATCCAGATCACGCTGGCCTTCGTTGGTGTTAGCAATTGCGGCCTGGATGTTGACGATCGCTACCTTATTAGGGCCGGCAATCACGGAATTCGTGCTGGTGGAAGGGGCTGCGTTGGTTGCGGCTGCCGCGGTTTGCGCCACAGCTCCGGCTGAAAGCAGGGCCGCGACCGAGAGGGTTGAAACAATCTTGCGTGTCATATTGTTGCGCTTAAAAACTCCTTGATTCCGTTCGGGATCGGCCCCGGGTGTCACCTATTGATGCCGTGGACGGGCGAATACTGCCGTATTCCTAGCATTCCGGCTGACGCTCGCCGGCCCCTTGCGAGGTTTTCCTGGCGGGGTACGGATTCTCGCATTATAGGAGTACCGCGCGCAGAAAAGCAACGAAGTGCAAGTAATCAATCGTTAATGACCACCGTCGAAATCTCTTGTGTTTGCAGTGGGATAATCCGGCTCAGGTGAACGCTTCCACAGGGTTACGGAGCGCACCTGAGGCGGGTCATTTTGCGCATGGGGAAACGCCTTAGAAAACTAAGGAGAAACACTCAACGGCAATCAAGTCGGAGCTGTGAACCGGCAGAGGCACGTTACCAGAGGCCATCCAGAGGGCAAAAAGCCTCTTCTCTGGTATAATCCAAGCGCGTTAGATGCACTTGGTTGTGAGCGGTCCGCGCCTCAAAGCTGGTCCTGCCTGCAGTATCTTCCGATTGACATCTCAGCGTAATTCACAAGATTAAAGGATTAGAGCAACGTATGGAACAAGGCACAGTAAAGTGGTTCAACGACGCGAAGGGGTACGGATTCATCAGCCGCCAAAACGGTGAAGATGTCTTCGTGCACTTTTCGGCAATTCAGGCCAACGGTTTCCGCAGCCTGAAAGAAGGTCAGCCGGTGCAGTTTACCGTCGTAAAGGGACCCAAAGGTTGGCAGGCAGAGAGCGTCCAACCGCTCTAATCCTGAAATACCGAACGACCAAAGGCGGCCGAAAGGCCGCCTTTTAGTTTTTGGAAGCGCCAGCGATAAGCGATTAGCGATAACCAATTAGCTGAATTAGGGCCATTTAAGAGGCACTTCGAAGCTACCTTTGTGCTCTTTGTGACCTCCGTGCTCACTTCCCGGTTTGCCGAATCTGCCAAAATTCCCTTACACTAGAAGTTCCCGGTAAACTCGCGGAGAGGCTCCGTGTGCCCCGGTGATCCAAAGGAAGGCTTTAAGTGAAGGAAAAGATTCATCCCGCATACAACGAAATCCGCGTAATGTGCGCTTGCGGGAACTCATTTACCACCCGATCCACGCATAAGGGCGATATCCACCTGGAAATCTGCTCGAATTGCCACCCGTTTTTCACCGGCAAACAGAAGCTGGTCGACACCGCTGGACGCGTCGAACGGTTCCGCCGCAAGTACGCAAAAGCCGGCGAAGCGGCCAAAACGGGCACCAAATAGGGCTCGGAAATCGCGGTTTTGCGCCATCAGCCCTCGCTTCGGCGAGGGCTTTTTGGTGCTTAAATGCTGTGCTAAGCACGATCAGCCGCGCCAAACGACGCGCGATCGGAACAGTCGGCGACAGTCGGCGGGGCCTTCGGTGGCACCTGCGGGGCTTGTTATGCAGCCTTACAATCATTAATAAATGCGCAAAGGTTGGGACAATCCGCACTCGCACACCATGCCTGAGGACGTTTGTGTCCCTTCCGAGGTGCAGATTGGCAACGTTCGCGTCGCGCCAGCCACGGTTCTAGCGCCAATGGCGGGCGTTACCGACACGGTCTTCCGCCGCTTTATCCGCAATGCCAGCGTGTTTTCACGGCCTAAGAGCCCACAAAATCCGCCTTCGGCGCAGCAATCAAAGGCTTTGCAGGCAAACTTTGAGGCTCCATTGCGCAGTTTTGAGGCACAACAGCACAATTTTGGGGCGCCCCAGCACCATTCGGGAGCACAAATTGAGGCTCTGGAACTCAATTTTGAGGCACCAGAGCGCCAGTCCGGAGCAAGAATCGAGGCTCCAGAACGCGATTTTGAGGCGCAAGTCGCCGCAGAAATCTCCAACTTCCAATCCGGCTGCGGACTCATCATGACCGAGTTCACCTCCGCCGACGGACTAGCGCGCTGCCGCGAATCCCGCCGCAAGCGCTACCTGACCTTCTATGAGGACGAGCATCCAATCTCCGCCCAGCTCTTCGGCTCCGACCCAAACGTCGTCGCTGACGCCGCCCGCGTGGTCGAAGACCTCGGCTTCGATCTGGTCGATCTCAACCTCGGATGCCCCGCCAAGCGCGTCGTGAAGTGCAACGGCGGATCAGGACTGCTGCGCGATCTTCCGCATATTCAACGTATCTTCGAAGCTGTCCGCGCCGCCGTGAAGATTCCCTTCACGGTCAAGTTCCGCATGGGATGGTCCGACGCCGAGATCGTCTGCGTCGAACTAGCCAAGCTAGCCGAAAACTGCGGACTCAACGGAGTCGCCCTGCACGCCCGCACCCGCGAGCAAGGCTACAGCGGCAACGCCCGCTGGGAGTACATCGGCGCAGTCAAGAACGCGGTGAGTATTCCCGTAATGGGCAATGGCGATATCCGCAGCCCCGAAGACGCCGCCACCATGATCGCCCAAACCGGATGCGATGCAGTAATGATCGGCCGCACCGCGCCCTCGAACCCCTGGATCTTCCGCCAGATCGCCGAGTACACCGCCTCAAAGCAGGCCACCGGAGTAGGCACTTACACGCAGCCGACCGAAGAAGATCGCTATCAAATGATTCACACGTACTTCGCCATGCTGATCGAAGAAGAGCTACCCGAGGCGGTCGGCAAGATGAAGCAGTTCGCCTCGTGGTTCACGCACGGAGTAACCAACGGCAGTCATCTGCGCAAAGCCGTGTATGAGGCGAAGTCAGCGAACGAAGTGCTCTCCCGCGTGGACGAATTTTTCGAGAAGCATCTCGCGGCCGAGGCGGTTTCTTAACCACTGAGACACCCAGTCACGGAGAAAGCAAAGACATGTCGCCATCGTCAATACTCCCCCGGCCGTGTTTTGCTCGCGAACTGCTCTGCTGCCTTGGATCAGAACTCCTTACGTGCGACGAGCAATCAGAAAACTGACAAGAATGGAAGCACGAACAAACACACGACCGAGGCTGGGGTCCCCAGCAGACGCCGGTGTTGCGGCTGTTGGGGTGGAGGTAGCCGGTGGGTGAAGGGAGGGCCTGAACTGCGTAATTTTCCTAAAATCGCTCAGTTATCAGGCTTCCCCTTTTGGTCCATCGAGCGCGAGGGGGGCCCTGGATAGCTCGTTTGCGGGCTCAATCTGGGGATCTCCATCATCCTCAAAATCCAGTCTCAGCTGATCTGGATTATGGGCTGAGTGCTCTTGATCGACCCAATAGGCAAACGCACACAGCAACACGAAGCCGACAAGCAATGGAAAGCATGTGTAACTCACGTTTTCCAGGGTAATAACGCGCTGGTATCGATAGCTAGGGTAGAGGACTGATTCGGAGTGACCGTTAAATAATGCGGCCAACCCTGGCAGGATGATCAGGGTAGTCGCCACGAAGGCAAAGCGAACGATTAACTCGGCTGCAGTAACGGCAATAATGAGGATTTTTGCATCGCCCCGCACGATACATCGACGGAGAGCTTCGACATATGGAGATATTATTCTGCCCAATTTAAGCCTCGATAGGCAGGCAAGGATACCATCTCTCCGACAGGCTTTCGGGCTGTCCCGTTTTTGCCCGCCGAACTACTGCAATGGCGGATCCTGAGCCGTCGCTGCCCGGTTCTCCTGTGTGAAACGGATTACGCCACTTTCGTCCGTGAAGAAGCTTCGCGGAGTTGCGGTCATGTCCGGTTCCTCCGCGTCTTGCTGGGCTGTCAGCAGCGTCACTCCTTCGACGCCTGCTGTGTGCAGGAAATCTAGAACTCTTACCACGCTCGCGTAAGGAGTGCGCGCGTCTGCCTTGATGTAGACGGTCTTCTCTGCCCGGTTGGACAGGGCCGTCTTCAACTTCGCCGGCAGTTCAGTCGTACTGATCGGATTTACTCCGAGGTGCACGCTGCCGTCATGCCTGACCGTCACGACGAGCGCATCCTCTTTATCCGCTTTCAGGACCGATACTGCATTACTCGTGACCGGCAACTGTACGCTGATCCCCTTTTGCATCGGCGTAGCCGGGTCGCCGCAGGCTTCGTTTGGCGGACAGCTTGGTGCCTCCGAAGGGACTGGAAATGCACGTTGTTGCCCCGCGGCCGGCTCGGAGCTCGGCCAATCTGTATTGATCGAATTTCCCGGCCACAGCGGATGTATGTATGCGCTTAAGACAATTTGCAGGACAGACAGGATGCTTCCTATGTCGGGAACACGCTGATTCGGGCGACGAGTGCTACAGTTCTGTCTGTCCTGTTTCTTGGAAACGAAATCTCGAAATCGAGACGTCATGACCCCGCCCTTGAAAACCGCAAGGATGCGGCACCCGACTTCCTTGAAGTTCCAAAGTGAAACAGACAAGAACAGGCTGGGTCACCCGCCTGGTTTCTTAA
Coding sequences within it:
- a CDS encoding energy transducer TonB, whose protein sequence is MFADSLLESAPHPAHRAAWSKFASVLLQSLALAVALAIPLFHLERLQFVPLPPSIQMTSVQQPPTMERTTTSSPSIASPTETVRLTFTSHPTTTHNDEQVGPPSGWISTGPPCESNCANAIPITNIISSGPSMITVTQPHPTKPPRVSEMQLGGLIHKVIPEYPIIAKQLRVEGAVVLLATVGKDGRVEHVQAVSGPPLLVRPAMVAVEQWQYRPFLLNQEPIVVQSTITVNFVLNR
- a CDS encoding OmpH family outer membrane protein; translation: MTRKIVSTLSVAALLSAGAVAQTAAAATNAAPSTSTNSVIAGPNKVAIVNIQAAIANTNEGQRDLDALQKKFEPKQIELKSLSDEVDNLKKQLAAQTDKLNDDERSKRVQAIESKQKILQRNLEDAQNEYQTQSNEIAQRIGGKLMQSLDNYAKQNGYAVVIDVSSQQSPVLWAAPSVDITKPVIDAYNTVSGVAAPAPKAATSTPPASNPVPHRTTPLPAAPKPASTGTTPK
- a CDS encoding cold-shock protein yields the protein MEQGTVKWFNDAKGYGFISRQNGEDVFVHFSAIQANGFRSLKEGQPVQFTVVKGPKGWQAESVQPL
- the rpmE gene encoding 50S ribosomal protein L31 yields the protein MKEKIHPAYNEIRVMCACGNSFTTRSTHKGDIHLEICSNCHPFFTGKQKLVDTAGRVERFRRKYAKAGEAAKTGTK
- a CDS encoding tRNA-dihydrouridine synthase → MRKGWDNPHSHTMPEDVCVPSEVQIGNVRVAPATVLAPMAGVTDTVFRRFIRNASVFSRPKSPQNPPSAQQSKALQANFEAPLRSFEAQQHNFGAPQHHSGAQIEALELNFEAPERQSGARIEAPERDFEAQVAAEISNFQSGCGLIMTEFTSADGLARCRESRRKRYLTFYEDEHPISAQLFGSDPNVVADAARVVEDLGFDLVDLNLGCPAKRVVKCNGGSGLLRDLPHIQRIFEAVRAAVKIPFTVKFRMGWSDAEIVCVELAKLAENCGLNGVALHARTREQGYSGNARWEYIGAVKNAVSIPVMGNGDIRSPEDAATMIAQTGCDAVMIGRTAPSNPWIFRQIAEYTASKQATGVGTYTQPTEEDRYQMIHTYFAMLIEEELPEAVGKMKQFASWFTHGVTNGSHLRKAVYEAKSANEVLSRVDEFFEKHLAAEAVS
- a CDS encoding biopolymer transporter ExbD; protein product: MQKGISVQLPVTSNAVSVLKADKEDALVVTVRHDGSVHLGVNPISTTELPAKLKTALSNRAEKTVYIKADARTPYASVVRVLDFLHTAGVEGVTLLTAQQDAEEPDMTATPRSFFTDESGVIRFTQENRAATAQDPPLQ